The Carassius auratus strain Wakin chromosome 5, ASM336829v1, whole genome shotgun sequence genome includes a window with the following:
- the LOC113069235 gene encoding C-X-C motif chemokine 11-1-like, translated as MKTVATLLVLVSLAIFVIEGRPGIGIQRCLCHGAGLEAVRPKLIEKVEIHPVSPTCGHLEVVVTLKNGAGRRCLNPESRFTKYIIESLAKKTRSAQ; from the exons ATGAAGACTGTAGCCACTCTACTTGTTTTGGTCAGTTTGGCCATTTTTGTTATTGAAG GGAGGCCCGGGATTGGAATCCAAAGATGTTTATGTCATGGGGCTGGTCTCGAAGCGGTGAGGCCAAAGCTGATAGAGAAAGTCGAAATTCACCCTGTTAGTCCAACCTGTGGACATCTGGAAGTTGT TGTGACGCTGAAGAATGGTGCAGGACGAAGATGCTTGAACCCAGAGTCACGGTTCACCAAGTATATCATTGAGAGTCTTGCAAAAAAGACCCG
- the cxcl20 gene encoding chemokine (C-X-C motif) ligand 20, producing MHQAVLTLLCALVFGVTLTHSAGQAGALSQRCFCRGRPLIAVKSRWIHAVELFPPSPSCSKMEIILTVTGKGKGKGKEVNKKLKVCLDPNKRQGQRFLKGKWKQNKNKKKTRGRKEKIIHV from the exons ATGCATCAGGCTGTTCTCACACTGCTGTGCGCTCTTGTGTTTGGAGTGACTCTTACACACTCTGCAG GGCAAGCAGGGGCGCTATCACAACGCTGTTTCTGCAGAGGCAGACCGCTGATAGCAGTGAAGTCCAGATGGATTCATGCAGTTGAATTGTTCCCTCCAAGTCCCTCTTGCTCAAAGATGGAGATTAT ATTGACTGTGACTGGAAAAGGAAAGGGTAAAGGAAAGGAGGTGAACAAAAAGTTAAAGGTGTGTTTGGATCCAAATAAGAGGCAAGGACAGAGATTTCTGAAGGGCAAATG gaagcaaaacaaaaacaaaaaaaagaccaGAGGAAGAAAAGAGAAGATTATACATGTCTAA
- the LOC113078555 gene encoding protein RUFY3-like isoform X1 produces the protein MADQSSGASEQLSTEVSETLVSSNEFLKPHTQDSDGHTANSPEESLSPASVIYFKEALTYNSSIQFTKTSSSLPSPVRYEFQIEKTNKKTRNPKDPIAIERLNLMNMAKLSIKGLIESALNLGRTLDSDYAPLQQFFVVMEHCLKHGLKSKKTFLGQNKSFWGPLELVEKLTPEAGEITASVKDLPGLKTPLGRGRAWLRLALMQKKLSDYMKTIINRKDLLSEFYEPNALMMEEEGAVIAGLLVGLNVIDANLCMKGEDLDSQVGVIDFSMYLKDGAHGSKSTEGDGQITAILDQKNYVEELNRHLSASVNNLQAKVDALEKSNTKLTEELAVANNRIITLQEELERVKEEDSYLVETGRKAPRADGTANGQVLGETRKQLKEETQLRLDVEKELEVQIGMKQEMELSMKMLEKDICEKHDALVELRQQLDEMRVLNHELSVKSQSSEASGKQKSDIISRLEEKTNQMGSTIKQLESRCKKAERERDLADEANRLFKQEFGDKIGSLQEEVEQLRKQRLLLEQELRKWREQHPGGHMSEALLGNTPPQRDMRQHVEDIRRELESVKKENDILRTALEEKSSLSSSFEVM, from the exons ATGGCGGACCAGAGCTCAGGAGCATCGGAGCAACTAAGCACTGAAGTTTCAGAAACTCTAGTGTCATCTAATGAATTCCTCAAACCCCACACGCAGGACAGCGATGGACATACGGCCAACAGTCCAGAGGAGTCGCTTTCTCCTGCCTCGGTGATTTACTTCAAGGAGGCGCTAACTTATAACTCAAGTATACAGTTTACAAAGACGAGCTCTTCTCTTCCTTCCCCAGTGCGATATGAATTCCAAATTGAGAAGACTAACAAGAAAACAAGAA ATCCCAAGGACCCCATTGCCATCGAGAGGCTTAACCTGATGAATATGGCCAAGCTGAGCATCAAGGGCTTGATCGAGTCTGCACTGAACCTGGGCCGCACACTGGACTCCGACTATGCCCCACTGCAGCAGTTTTTTGTCGTGATGGAGCACTGCCTGAAACATGGGCTGAAAA gtaagaAGACTTTCCTTGGTCAAAATAAGTCTTTTTGGGGTCCTTTGGAGCTTGTGGAAAAGTTGACTCCAGAGGCTGGTGAGATCACAGCCAGCGTCAAAGACCTTCCTGGGCTCAA AACCCCTTTAGGAAGAGGCAGAGCCTGGCTTCGTCTGGCTTTGATGCAAAAGAAGCTCTCAGACTACATGAAGACCATCATCAACCGAAAGGACCTTCTCAG TGAATTCTATGAGCCCAATGCTCTTATGATGGAGGAGGAAGGAGCTGTGATCGCTGGGCTGTTAGTGGGCCTGAATGTCATTGATGCTAATTTGTGCATGAAGGGAGAAGATTTAGACTCACAG GTTGGAGTCATAGATTTTTCAATGTATCTGAAAGACGGTGCGCACGGCAGCAAAAGCACAGAGGG TGATGGGCAAATCACAGCTATTCTTGACCAGAAGAATTATGTTGAGGAGCTGAACAGACATTTAAG TGCGTCGGTGAATAACTTGCAAGCCAAAGTGGATGCGCTGGAAAAATCCAACACAAAACTCACAGAGGAG CTTGCTGTGGCAAACAACAGGATCATCACTCTGCAGGAGGAGCTGGAGAGGGTGAAGGAGGAAGACTCTTACTTAGTGGAGACTGGTCGCAAG GCACCTAGGGCAGATGGTACTGCAAACGGTCAAGTGCTTGGGGAAACTCGCAAACAGCTCAAAGAGGAAACTCAGCTCAGACTG gatGTCGAGAAGGAGCTGGAGGTGCAGATAGGGATGAAGCAAGAGATGGAGCTGTCCATGAAGATGCTAGAGAAGGACATCTGTGAAAAACACGATGCTTTGGTGGAGCTCCGACAGCAGTTAGATGAAATGCGTGTACTCAACCATGAGCTCTCCGTTAAGTCACAG AGCTCAGAGGCCAGCGGGAAACAGAAGAGTGACATCATCAGCCGCTTGGAGGAGAAAACAAACCAGATGGGGAGCACTATTAAACAGCTGGAGAGCAG ATGTAAGAAGGCGGAGCGAGAGCGGGACCTGGCTGATGAGGCCAACCGACTCTTCAAGCAGGAGTTTGGAGACAAGATTGGGAGTCTGCAGGAAGAGGTGGAGCAGTTACGGAAACAGAG ATTGCTTTTGGAACAGGAGCTCAGGAAATGGAGGGAGCAGCATCCTGGAGGACACATGTCTGAAGCTCTTCTAGGAAACACGCCGCCTCAGAGAGACATGAGACAACATGTGGAGGACATTAGAAGG
- the LOC113078555 gene encoding protein RUFY3-like isoform X2, producing the protein MADQSSGASEQLSTEVSETLVSSNEFLKPHTQDSDGHTANSPEESLSPASVIYFKEALTYNSSIQFTKTSSSLPSPVRYEFQIEKTNKKTRNPKDPIAIERLNLMNMAKLSIKGLIESALNLGRTLDSDYAPLQQFFVVMEHCLKHGLKSKKTFLGQNKSFWGPLELVEKLTPEAGEITASVKDLPGLKTPLGRGRAWLRLALMQKKLSDYMKTIINRKDLLSEFYEPNALMMEEEGAVIAGLLVGLNVIDANLCMKGEDLDSQVGVIDFSMYLKDGAHGSKSTEGDGQITAILDQKNYVEELNRHLSASVNNLQAKVDALEKSNTKLTEELAVANNRIITLQEELERVKEEDSYLVETGRKAPRADGTANGQVLGETRKQLKEETQLRLDVEKELEVQIGMKQEMELSMKMLEKDICEKHDALVELRQQLDEMRVLNHELSVKSQSSEASGKQKSDIISRLEEKTNQMGSTIKQLESRCKKAERERDLADEANRLFKQEFGDKIGSLQEEVEQLRKQRLLLEQELRKWREQHPGGHMSEALLGNTPPQRDMRQHVEDIRRVRPAFH; encoded by the exons ATGGCGGACCAGAGCTCAGGAGCATCGGAGCAACTAAGCACTGAAGTTTCAGAAACTCTAGTGTCATCTAATGAATTCCTCAAACCCCACACGCAGGACAGCGATGGACATACGGCCAACAGTCCAGAGGAGTCGCTTTCTCCTGCCTCGGTGATTTACTTCAAGGAGGCGCTAACTTATAACTCAAGTATACAGTTTACAAAGACGAGCTCTTCTCTTCCTTCCCCAGTGCGATATGAATTCCAAATTGAGAAGACTAACAAGAAAACAAGAA ATCCCAAGGACCCCATTGCCATCGAGAGGCTTAACCTGATGAATATGGCCAAGCTGAGCATCAAGGGCTTGATCGAGTCTGCACTGAACCTGGGCCGCACACTGGACTCCGACTATGCCCCACTGCAGCAGTTTTTTGTCGTGATGGAGCACTGCCTGAAACATGGGCTGAAAA gtaagaAGACTTTCCTTGGTCAAAATAAGTCTTTTTGGGGTCCTTTGGAGCTTGTGGAAAAGTTGACTCCAGAGGCTGGTGAGATCACAGCCAGCGTCAAAGACCTTCCTGGGCTCAA AACCCCTTTAGGAAGAGGCAGAGCCTGGCTTCGTCTGGCTTTGATGCAAAAGAAGCTCTCAGACTACATGAAGACCATCATCAACCGAAAGGACCTTCTCAG TGAATTCTATGAGCCCAATGCTCTTATGATGGAGGAGGAAGGAGCTGTGATCGCTGGGCTGTTAGTGGGCCTGAATGTCATTGATGCTAATTTGTGCATGAAGGGAGAAGATTTAGACTCACAG GTTGGAGTCATAGATTTTTCAATGTATCTGAAAGACGGTGCGCACGGCAGCAAAAGCACAGAGGG TGATGGGCAAATCACAGCTATTCTTGACCAGAAGAATTATGTTGAGGAGCTGAACAGACATTTAAG TGCGTCGGTGAATAACTTGCAAGCCAAAGTGGATGCGCTGGAAAAATCCAACACAAAACTCACAGAGGAG CTTGCTGTGGCAAACAACAGGATCATCACTCTGCAGGAGGAGCTGGAGAGGGTGAAGGAGGAAGACTCTTACTTAGTGGAGACTGGTCGCAAG GCACCTAGGGCAGATGGTACTGCAAACGGTCAAGTGCTTGGGGAAACTCGCAAACAGCTCAAAGAGGAAACTCAGCTCAGACTG gatGTCGAGAAGGAGCTGGAGGTGCAGATAGGGATGAAGCAAGAGATGGAGCTGTCCATGAAGATGCTAGAGAAGGACATCTGTGAAAAACACGATGCTTTGGTGGAGCTCCGACAGCAGTTAGATGAAATGCGTGTACTCAACCATGAGCTCTCCGTTAAGTCACAG AGCTCAGAGGCCAGCGGGAAACAGAAGAGTGACATCATCAGCCGCTTGGAGGAGAAAACAAACCAGATGGGGAGCACTATTAAACAGCTGGAGAGCAG ATGTAAGAAGGCGGAGCGAGAGCGGGACCTGGCTGATGAGGCCAACCGACTCTTCAAGCAGGAGTTTGGAGACAAGATTGGGAGTCTGCAGGAAGAGGTGGAGCAGTTACGGAAACAGAG ATTGCTTTTGGAACAGGAGCTCAGGAAATGGAGGGAGCAGCATCCTGGAGGACACATGTCTGAAGCTCTTCTAGGAAACACGCCGCCTCAGAGAGACATGAGACAACATGTGGAGGACATTAGAAGGGTGAGACCTGCTTTCCACtaa
- the LOC113078555 gene encoding protein RUFY3-like isoform X3, which produces MADQSSGASEQLSTEVSETLVSSNEFLKPHTQDSDGHTANSPEESLSPASVIYFKEALTYNSSIQFTKTSSSLPSPVRYEFQIEKTNKKTRNPKDPIAIERLNLMNMAKLSIKGLIESALNLGRTLDSDYAPLQQFFVVMEHCLKHGLKSKKTFLGQNKSFWGPLELVEKLTPEAGEITASVKDLPGLKTPLGRGRAWLRLALMQKKLSDYMKTIINRKDLLSEFYEPNALMMEEEGAVIAGLLVGLNVIDANLCMKGEDLDSQVGVIDFSMYLKDGAHGSKSTEGDGQITAILDQKNYVEELNRHLSASVNNLQAKVDALEKSNTKLTEELAVANNRIITLQEELERVKEEDSYLVETGRKAPRADGTANGQVLGETRKQLKEETQLRLDVEKELEVQIGMKQEMELSMKMLEKDICEKHDALVELRQQLDEMRVLNHELSVKSQSSEASGKQKSDIISRLEEKTNQMGSTIKQLESRCKKAERERDLADEANRLFKQEFGDKIGSLQEEVEQLRKQRLLLEQELRKWREQHPGGHMSEALLGNTPPQRDMRQHVEDIRR; this is translated from the exons ATGGCGGACCAGAGCTCAGGAGCATCGGAGCAACTAAGCACTGAAGTTTCAGAAACTCTAGTGTCATCTAATGAATTCCTCAAACCCCACACGCAGGACAGCGATGGACATACGGCCAACAGTCCAGAGGAGTCGCTTTCTCCTGCCTCGGTGATTTACTTCAAGGAGGCGCTAACTTATAACTCAAGTATACAGTTTACAAAGACGAGCTCTTCTCTTCCTTCCCCAGTGCGATATGAATTCCAAATTGAGAAGACTAACAAGAAAACAAGAA ATCCCAAGGACCCCATTGCCATCGAGAGGCTTAACCTGATGAATATGGCCAAGCTGAGCATCAAGGGCTTGATCGAGTCTGCACTGAACCTGGGCCGCACACTGGACTCCGACTATGCCCCACTGCAGCAGTTTTTTGTCGTGATGGAGCACTGCCTGAAACATGGGCTGAAAA gtaagaAGACTTTCCTTGGTCAAAATAAGTCTTTTTGGGGTCCTTTGGAGCTTGTGGAAAAGTTGACTCCAGAGGCTGGTGAGATCACAGCCAGCGTCAAAGACCTTCCTGGGCTCAA AACCCCTTTAGGAAGAGGCAGAGCCTGGCTTCGTCTGGCTTTGATGCAAAAGAAGCTCTCAGACTACATGAAGACCATCATCAACCGAAAGGACCTTCTCAG TGAATTCTATGAGCCCAATGCTCTTATGATGGAGGAGGAAGGAGCTGTGATCGCTGGGCTGTTAGTGGGCCTGAATGTCATTGATGCTAATTTGTGCATGAAGGGAGAAGATTTAGACTCACAG GTTGGAGTCATAGATTTTTCAATGTATCTGAAAGACGGTGCGCACGGCAGCAAAAGCACAGAGGG TGATGGGCAAATCACAGCTATTCTTGACCAGAAGAATTATGTTGAGGAGCTGAACAGACATTTAAG TGCGTCGGTGAATAACTTGCAAGCCAAAGTGGATGCGCTGGAAAAATCCAACACAAAACTCACAGAGGAG CTTGCTGTGGCAAACAACAGGATCATCACTCTGCAGGAGGAGCTGGAGAGGGTGAAGGAGGAAGACTCTTACTTAGTGGAGACTGGTCGCAAG GCACCTAGGGCAGATGGTACTGCAAACGGTCAAGTGCTTGGGGAAACTCGCAAACAGCTCAAAGAGGAAACTCAGCTCAGACTG gatGTCGAGAAGGAGCTGGAGGTGCAGATAGGGATGAAGCAAGAGATGGAGCTGTCCATGAAGATGCTAGAGAAGGACATCTGTGAAAAACACGATGCTTTGGTGGAGCTCCGACAGCAGTTAGATGAAATGCGTGTACTCAACCATGAGCTCTCCGTTAAGTCACAG AGCTCAGAGGCCAGCGGGAAACAGAAGAGTGACATCATCAGCCGCTTGGAGGAGAAAACAAACCAGATGGGGAGCACTATTAAACAGCTGGAGAGCAG ATGTAAGAAGGCGGAGCGAGAGCGGGACCTGGCTGATGAGGCCAACCGACTCTTCAAGCAGGAGTTTGGAGACAAGATTGGGAGTCTGCAGGAAGAGGTGGAGCAGTTACGGAAACAGAG ATTGCTTTTGGAACAGGAGCTCAGGAAATGGAGGGAGCAGCATCCTGGAGGACACATGTCTGAAGCTCTTCTAGGAAACACGCCGCCTCAGAGAGACATGAGACAACATGTGGAGGACATTAGAAGG
- the LOC113078555 gene encoding protein RUFY3-like isoform X5, whose product MADQSSGASEQLSTEVSETLVSSNEFLKPHTQDSDGHTANSPEESLSPASVIYFKEALTYNSSIQFTKTSSSLPSPVRYEFQIEKTNKKTRNPKDPIAIERLNLMNMAKLSIKGLIESALNLGRTLDSDYAPLQQFFVVMEHCLKHGLKSKKTFLGQNKSFWGPLELVEKLTPEAGEITASVKDLPGLKTPLGRGRAWLRLALMQKKLSDYMKTIINRKDLLSEFYEPNALMMEEEGAVIAGLLVGLNVIDANLCMKGEDLDSQVGVIDFSMYLKDGAHGSKSTEGDGQITAILDQKNYVEELNRHLSASVNNLQAKVDALEKSNTKLTEELAVANNRIITLQEELERVKEEDSYLVETGRKAPRADGTANGQVLGETRKQLKEETQLRLDVEKELEVQIGMKQEMELSMKMLEKDICEKHDALVELRQQLDEMRVLNHELSVKSQSSEASGKQKSDIISRLEEKTNQMGSTIKQLESSEKDMAKEARNLNTAAEKLLQRHQ is encoded by the exons ATGGCGGACCAGAGCTCAGGAGCATCGGAGCAACTAAGCACTGAAGTTTCAGAAACTCTAGTGTCATCTAATGAATTCCTCAAACCCCACACGCAGGACAGCGATGGACATACGGCCAACAGTCCAGAGGAGTCGCTTTCTCCTGCCTCGGTGATTTACTTCAAGGAGGCGCTAACTTATAACTCAAGTATACAGTTTACAAAGACGAGCTCTTCTCTTCCTTCCCCAGTGCGATATGAATTCCAAATTGAGAAGACTAACAAGAAAACAAGAA ATCCCAAGGACCCCATTGCCATCGAGAGGCTTAACCTGATGAATATGGCCAAGCTGAGCATCAAGGGCTTGATCGAGTCTGCACTGAACCTGGGCCGCACACTGGACTCCGACTATGCCCCACTGCAGCAGTTTTTTGTCGTGATGGAGCACTGCCTGAAACATGGGCTGAAAA gtaagaAGACTTTCCTTGGTCAAAATAAGTCTTTTTGGGGTCCTTTGGAGCTTGTGGAAAAGTTGACTCCAGAGGCTGGTGAGATCACAGCCAGCGTCAAAGACCTTCCTGGGCTCAA AACCCCTTTAGGAAGAGGCAGAGCCTGGCTTCGTCTGGCTTTGATGCAAAAGAAGCTCTCAGACTACATGAAGACCATCATCAACCGAAAGGACCTTCTCAG TGAATTCTATGAGCCCAATGCTCTTATGATGGAGGAGGAAGGAGCTGTGATCGCTGGGCTGTTAGTGGGCCTGAATGTCATTGATGCTAATTTGTGCATGAAGGGAGAAGATTTAGACTCACAG GTTGGAGTCATAGATTTTTCAATGTATCTGAAAGACGGTGCGCACGGCAGCAAAAGCACAGAGGG TGATGGGCAAATCACAGCTATTCTTGACCAGAAGAATTATGTTGAGGAGCTGAACAGACATTTAAG TGCGTCGGTGAATAACTTGCAAGCCAAAGTGGATGCGCTGGAAAAATCCAACACAAAACTCACAGAGGAG CTTGCTGTGGCAAACAACAGGATCATCACTCTGCAGGAGGAGCTGGAGAGGGTGAAGGAGGAAGACTCTTACTTAGTGGAGACTGGTCGCAAG GCACCTAGGGCAGATGGTACTGCAAACGGTCAAGTGCTTGGGGAAACTCGCAAACAGCTCAAAGAGGAAACTCAGCTCAGACTG gatGTCGAGAAGGAGCTGGAGGTGCAGATAGGGATGAAGCAAGAGATGGAGCTGTCCATGAAGATGCTAGAGAAGGACATCTGTGAAAAACACGATGCTTTGGTGGAGCTCCGACAGCAGTTAGATGAAATGCGTGTACTCAACCATGAGCTCTCCGTTAAGTCACAG AGCTCAGAGGCCAGCGGGAAACAGAAGAGTGACATCATCAGCCGCTTGGAGGAGAAAACAAACCAGATGGGGAGCACTATTAAACAGCTGGAGAGCAG TGAGAAAGACATGGCTAAAGAGGCACGAAACTTGAACACAGCTGCAGAAAAACTCCTTCAGAGGCACCAATAA
- the LOC113078555 gene encoding protein RUFY3-like isoform X4 — protein sequence MSDLTPQSEAPTPTTDKITQAARETIYLCNFRVSVDGEWLCLRELNDISLTPDPEPAHEDPKDPIAIERLNLMNMAKLSIKGLIESALNLGRTLDSDYAPLQQFFVVMEHCLKHGLKSKKTFLGQNKSFWGPLELVEKLTPEAGEITASVKDLPGLKTPLGRGRAWLRLALMQKKLSDYMKTIINRKDLLSEFYEPNALMMEEEGAVIAGLLVGLNVIDANLCMKGEDLDSQVGVIDFSMYLKDGAHGSKSTEGDGQITAILDQKNYVEELNRHLSASVNNLQAKVDALEKSNTKLTEELAVANNRIITLQEELERVKEEDSYLVETGRKAPRADGTANGQVLGETRKQLKEETQLRLDVEKELEVQIGMKQEMELSMKMLEKDICEKHDALVELRQQLDEMRVLNHELSVKSQSSEASGKQKSDIISRLEEKTNQMGSTIKQLESRCKKAERERDLADEANRLFKQEFGDKIGSLQEEVEQLRKQRLLLEQELRKWREQHPGGHMSEALLGNTPPQRDMRQHVEDIRRELESVKKENDILRTALEEKSSLSSSFEVM from the exons ATGTCTGATCTGACGCCCCAGAGCGAGGCCCCCACCCCCACTACTGACAAGATCACACAGGCTGCTAGAGAGACCATCTACCTATGTAACTTCCGCGTGTCGGTGGATGGCGAATGGCTGTGCCTGCGCGAGCTCAACGACATCTCGCTAACGCCAGATCCCGAGCCAGCTCATGAAG ATCCCAAGGACCCCATTGCCATCGAGAGGCTTAACCTGATGAATATGGCCAAGCTGAGCATCAAGGGCTTGATCGAGTCTGCACTGAACCTGGGCCGCACACTGGACTCCGACTATGCCCCACTGCAGCAGTTTTTTGTCGTGATGGAGCACTGCCTGAAACATGGGCTGAAAA gtaagaAGACTTTCCTTGGTCAAAATAAGTCTTTTTGGGGTCCTTTGGAGCTTGTGGAAAAGTTGACTCCAGAGGCTGGTGAGATCACAGCCAGCGTCAAAGACCTTCCTGGGCTCAA AACCCCTTTAGGAAGAGGCAGAGCCTGGCTTCGTCTGGCTTTGATGCAAAAGAAGCTCTCAGACTACATGAAGACCATCATCAACCGAAAGGACCTTCTCAG TGAATTCTATGAGCCCAATGCTCTTATGATGGAGGAGGAAGGAGCTGTGATCGCTGGGCTGTTAGTGGGCCTGAATGTCATTGATGCTAATTTGTGCATGAAGGGAGAAGATTTAGACTCACAG GTTGGAGTCATAGATTTTTCAATGTATCTGAAAGACGGTGCGCACGGCAGCAAAAGCACAGAGGG TGATGGGCAAATCACAGCTATTCTTGACCAGAAGAATTATGTTGAGGAGCTGAACAGACATTTAAG TGCGTCGGTGAATAACTTGCAAGCCAAAGTGGATGCGCTGGAAAAATCCAACACAAAACTCACAGAGGAG CTTGCTGTGGCAAACAACAGGATCATCACTCTGCAGGAGGAGCTGGAGAGGGTGAAGGAGGAAGACTCTTACTTAGTGGAGACTGGTCGCAAG GCACCTAGGGCAGATGGTACTGCAAACGGTCAAGTGCTTGGGGAAACTCGCAAACAGCTCAAAGAGGAAACTCAGCTCAGACTG gatGTCGAGAAGGAGCTGGAGGTGCAGATAGGGATGAAGCAAGAGATGGAGCTGTCCATGAAGATGCTAGAGAAGGACATCTGTGAAAAACACGATGCTTTGGTGGAGCTCCGACAGCAGTTAGATGAAATGCGTGTACTCAACCATGAGCTCTCCGTTAAGTCACAG AGCTCAGAGGCCAGCGGGAAACAGAAGAGTGACATCATCAGCCGCTTGGAGGAGAAAACAAACCAGATGGGGAGCACTATTAAACAGCTGGAGAGCAG ATGTAAGAAGGCGGAGCGAGAGCGGGACCTGGCTGATGAGGCCAACCGACTCTTCAAGCAGGAGTTTGGAGACAAGATTGGGAGTCTGCAGGAAGAGGTGGAGCAGTTACGGAAACAGAG ATTGCTTTTGGAACAGGAGCTCAGGAAATGGAGGGAGCAGCATCCTGGAGGACACATGTCTGAAGCTCTTCTAGGAAACACGCCGCCTCAGAGAGACATGAGACAACATGTGGAGGACATTAGAAGG
- the LOC113078555 gene encoding protein RUFY3-like isoform X6, which translates to MSDLTPQSEAPTPTTDKITQAARETIYLCNFRVSVDGEWLCLRELNDISLTPDPEPAHEDPKDPIAIERLNLMNMAKLSIKGLIESALNLGRTLDSDYAPLQQFFVVMEHCLKHGLKSKKTFLGQNKSFWGPLELVEKLTPEAGEITASVKDLPGLKTPLGRGRAWLRLALMQKKLSDYMKTIINRKDLLSEFYEPNALMMEEEGAVIAGLLVGLNVIDANLCMKGEDLDSQVGVIDFSMYLKDGAHGSKSTEGDGQITAILDQKNYVEELNRHLSASVNNLQAKVDALEKSNTKLTEELAVANNRIITLQEELERVKEEDSYLVETGRKAPRADGTANGQVLGETRKQLKEETQLRLDVEKELEVQIGMKQEMELSMKMLEKDICEKHDALVELRQQLDEMRVLNHELSVKSQSSEASGKQKSDIISRLEEKTNQMGSTIKQLESSEKDMAKEARNLNTAAEKLLQRHQ; encoded by the exons ATGTCTGATCTGACGCCCCAGAGCGAGGCCCCCACCCCCACTACTGACAAGATCACACAGGCTGCTAGAGAGACCATCTACCTATGTAACTTCCGCGTGTCGGTGGATGGCGAATGGCTGTGCCTGCGCGAGCTCAACGACATCTCGCTAACGCCAGATCCCGAGCCAGCTCATGAAG ATCCCAAGGACCCCATTGCCATCGAGAGGCTTAACCTGATGAATATGGCCAAGCTGAGCATCAAGGGCTTGATCGAGTCTGCACTGAACCTGGGCCGCACACTGGACTCCGACTATGCCCCACTGCAGCAGTTTTTTGTCGTGATGGAGCACTGCCTGAAACATGGGCTGAAAA gtaagaAGACTTTCCTTGGTCAAAATAAGTCTTTTTGGGGTCCTTTGGAGCTTGTGGAAAAGTTGACTCCAGAGGCTGGTGAGATCACAGCCAGCGTCAAAGACCTTCCTGGGCTCAA AACCCCTTTAGGAAGAGGCAGAGCCTGGCTTCGTCTGGCTTTGATGCAAAAGAAGCTCTCAGACTACATGAAGACCATCATCAACCGAAAGGACCTTCTCAG TGAATTCTATGAGCCCAATGCTCTTATGATGGAGGAGGAAGGAGCTGTGATCGCTGGGCTGTTAGTGGGCCTGAATGTCATTGATGCTAATTTGTGCATGAAGGGAGAAGATTTAGACTCACAG GTTGGAGTCATAGATTTTTCAATGTATCTGAAAGACGGTGCGCACGGCAGCAAAAGCACAGAGGG TGATGGGCAAATCACAGCTATTCTTGACCAGAAGAATTATGTTGAGGAGCTGAACAGACATTTAAG TGCGTCGGTGAATAACTTGCAAGCCAAAGTGGATGCGCTGGAAAAATCCAACACAAAACTCACAGAGGAG CTTGCTGTGGCAAACAACAGGATCATCACTCTGCAGGAGGAGCTGGAGAGGGTGAAGGAGGAAGACTCTTACTTAGTGGAGACTGGTCGCAAG GCACCTAGGGCAGATGGTACTGCAAACGGTCAAGTGCTTGGGGAAACTCGCAAACAGCTCAAAGAGGAAACTCAGCTCAGACTG gatGTCGAGAAGGAGCTGGAGGTGCAGATAGGGATGAAGCAAGAGATGGAGCTGTCCATGAAGATGCTAGAGAAGGACATCTGTGAAAAACACGATGCTTTGGTGGAGCTCCGACAGCAGTTAGATGAAATGCGTGTACTCAACCATGAGCTCTCCGTTAAGTCACAG AGCTCAGAGGCCAGCGGGAAACAGAAGAGTGACATCATCAGCCGCTTGGAGGAGAAAACAAACCAGATGGGGAGCACTATTAAACAGCTGGAGAGCAG TGAGAAAGACATGGCTAAAGAGGCACGAAACTTGAACACAGCTGCAGAAAAACTCCTTCAGAGGCACCAATAA